One Deinococcus psychrotolerans genomic window carries:
- a CDS encoding transposase family protein, whose product MPFCTRQQRRWYSGKQKQHTLKFQLLICTVTQQILGVATSAGAIHDLKLFRQSGVRFPHDTALVGDAGYQGLWRSHGHAITTHKATRASPLSAEQRQENRELTHTRQGIEHVIRRMKVFRVLKGIYRHRRRRFALQAQLIAALCNLTRACQS is encoded by the coding sequence GTGCCGTTCTGCACAAGACAGCAGCGTCGTTGGTACAGCGGCAAGCAAAAGCAGCACACCCTGAAGTTTCAGCTGCTCATCTGCACCGTGACGCAGCAGATCCTAGGCGTAGCCACGAGTGCTGGGGCGATTCATGATCTGAAGCTTTTCCGTCAATCTGGCGTGCGCTTTCCTCACGACACGGCCTTGGTCGGAGATGCCGGGTATCAGGGCTTGTGGAGAAGCCACGGGCACGCCATCACCACGCACAAGGCGACGCGGGCGTCGCCTCTCTCTGCTGAACAGCGTCAAGAGAACCGGGAATTAACACATACCCGTCAAGGGATAGAGCACGTGATCCGTCGCATGAAAGTTTTTCGCGTTCTGAAGGGCATTTATCGACATCGACGTCGTCGATTTGCTCTCCAAGCTCAGCTCATTGCAGCCCTCTGCAACCTCACGCGAGCCTGCCAATCATGA